The DNA region CAACCTCGTCGCCCAAAGCTGGGGCGTCGCGAATCTCAAAGCCGGCGACGTCATCCTCCTCACCGAGATGGAGCACCACTCCAATCTCGTCCCGTGGCAGCTCGTCGCCCAGCGCACCGGCGCCACCATCCGCTACGTCCCCGTCGTCGGTGAAAACGCCGAGCTCGGTCTCGACCTCGACGCACTCGACAAACTCCTCACGCCCGAGGTGAAGCTCTTCGCGTTCACCCACATTTCGAATACACTCGGCGTCATCAATCCCGTCGCCGACCTCTGCGCCCGCGCGAAGAAAGTCGGTGCCATCACCGTCATCGACGCCGCCCAATCCTCCGGCCACGAGCCGCTCGACGTCCAGGCCATCGGCTGCGACTTCCTCGCGTTCTCCGGCCACAAGATGGCCGCGCCCACCGGCATCGGCGTCCTCTGGGGCCGCCGCGAACTCCTCGACGCCATGCCTCCCTGGCAAGGCGGCGGCGGCATGATCTCCGTCGTCGAATTTTCAGGCAGCAAATGGAAGCCCTCGCCCGAACGCTTCGAAGCCGGCACGCCCAACGTCGCCGACGCCATCGGCCTCCACGCCGCCATGGATTACCTCGATAATCTCGGCCGCGAAAAAATCGCCGCCCACGACGACGGCCTCGCCGAAAAAGCCTACGCCGCCCTCAGCGAACTCCCCGGCATCCGCATCCTCGGCCCCAAGGGGAAACGCGGCGGCCTCGTCAGCTTCGCGCTCAAAGACGCACACGCCCACGACGTCGTCACCTTCGCCGATCAAGACGGCATCGCGCTTCGTGGCGGTCACCACTGCAACCAGCCGCTCATGAAAAAACTCGGCCTCCCGAGCACCGTCCGCGCGAGCTTCTACGTGTACAACACGCCGTCTGACATCGACGCCCTCGTCACCTCGATGCGGCGCATCGTCAAATTCTTCAGCTGACCGGTGCGCGGCTCCGCTTCCGAGGTAGGGCGGGTTAGCCTTAACCCCGCCCGTTCGATTCGCGATCACCCCTCACCCAGGAAATCTCCCACGCGTCCATCCGCTGTCCGCATTCGCGTCCATTGGCGTCCATTCGCGGTTAAAAAAACACCCCTTACACCGTTCCCAATCCTGTTAATCCTCTTAATCCTGTCCAAATTCCGCCTCCGCCCGCGCTCACCCCTCCCCCAGATTCCGCTTCAACAACGCCACGAGTTCGTTCGGCTTCTTCACCACCACCGCCGCCCCGCTCACCTCGATTAAGCCCGCTTCGCGAAACCGCCCGAGCGTCCGCGACAACGTCTCCGCCGTCGTGCTCAGCTCCGCCGCCAGCACCCGCTTCGTACCGCCGAGTTTCACCGTCACCGTTTTCCCGATACCGCCCGCGCTCGATGCCGCCGACAGCCGCTTCACCAGCCAGTTGGCCAGCCGCGTCTCCACATCCTTGAGCGTCAGATCGTCCAGCAACCCGACGAGCACCCGCAAATGCTGGCTCATCGAGCCCAGCATCCGCATCGCCAGATCCGGCCGCTTCGCCACCAGCGCGAGAAACTCCGTCTTCGGAATTAAGAGCACCGAGCTCGTCTCCACCGCGCGCGCATTCGCCGGATAACCCGTCGGCGACGCCAGCGCCGCCTCCGCCAGCGACTCCCCCGCGCGAAAAACATAAATCACCTGCTCCTTCCCCGTCGCGCTCACACGGTGAACGTTGATCGCCCCGCGCTGCACCACATAAAACCCCTCCGCCGCTTCGCCCTCGTGGAAAAGATACGCGTCTTTCTCCAGCGACTTCACCCGCACCAGCCCCGCGATCGCCGCCACATCCGCCTCCGGCAATCCGCTGAACAACTGGCTCCCGCGCAACGTCAGCGCCAGCCCCGCCCCGCGCAACGCCGCCATCGGCTCTCCCGCTTTTTTCTCGGTCGCATCCTTCGCTCGCGTGGTCGGCATCATCCGTATCTCTCCGGCTTCACCGGCAAAACTCAACGCCCCATTTCCCCCGGCGCGAAACGCACCTCCCACGCCCCATCGCCCCGCCGCGTCACCTCCGCCGAAAACCCGTCCGCCTTCAACCGCTCGATCAACGGCGACGGCAAAAACGGCGCGATCACGACCAGCGCCTGCCCCGCCGCGAGCCCCTTCACCGCCGCGAACAGCTGCGGCCTCGGCTCGATCCCTTCCGCGATCAACGGCCGCACATCCATCACCCGATCCTTCGGCGCGCCGCTCATAACTCGTCCATCTCCTTCCACCCAAGTTCCTCGCACGCCGCCCGCGTCATCATCGCCGGTGTCCACTGCGGCTCCCACGTCAGCTGCACCTTCACCGTCCGCCCGCCGCCGATCCGCTCCAGCACGCTCTGCACGCCTCCCATGATCACGTCACCCGCCGGACAATACGGCGACGTCAGCGTCATCACCGCCGTCACCTGCGCGTCGGAAATCTGCACATCGTAGATCAAACCGAGCGCCACAATGCTCAACCCAAACTCCGGGTCGAGGATCGTCCCCAGTTCTGCCATCGCGCTCTCGTGCGTCAAAATCTCCGTTGGTTTTTTCATAAAAAGGTAGGGCGGGTTAGCCTTAACCCCGCCGCGTTCGACACGCGCAAATGCCCCAGCACCCGCGCCGCATTCATCGCGAAAAAACTTACCCCGCCCGCCAGCATCCACGCGCCCGCGCTCACCACCACCACCGACTCCATCATCGCCCCCACACCGAGCGCCATCACGCCCGCGACATGCAGCCCCAGCCACGCGCGCTCCCACCCCGCATTCCCCAACGTGTGCGCCGCCGGCACCGCCACGCGCCCCACCTTCGGCCCATACGCCCGCATCCACACGAGAAACGGCACAATCTTGCACAGCATCCCCATCACCATCAGCGCCATCGCCCCGCCAATAATCGCCACGCCATAACCCATCGCCCCCCGCAGCGCCGCCACCCCCGGCTCCGCCCACACCAACACCCCGCCCACGATCACACTCACGCCCACCGCCCCCGCCCCCGCCACAAACGCCTTCAACCCCGGCTCCAGCCTCCGCTTCCGACGCGCGCCGAGCGTCGCCACGAGCTCGATACCGCTCAGCGCCACGCCCACCGCGATCCCCGCTGCGCCCGCCCACACCAACTCACTCCGCTCCATCACCAACCCACCCGCCAGCCCGACCAGCCCCGCCTGCGTACCCACTAGCCCTGCCGCCACCCGCCACGGCCTCCGCACTTCTCCGAGCGTGAACATCGGCACCAGCTGAAACGCCACGCCCTGCACCAAGGTCAGAAAAAATCCCGCCAGCCCCGCGTGTGCATGCGCCCGCAACAATCCCAGCGGCGACACCGGCACACTCAGCCCGAGTTTCATCGCCGCCAGCAACAACCCGCCCAACACCGTCAACACCAGCCACCCGCCAGCCAGCGGCAGACTCCACCCGATCGCATCCCGCCGCTTCGCCCGCGCAAACGTCACCCACACGTTCGCCGAAAACAAAATCACCCCCATCGCCACCGCCGCACCTCCCGCCGCCGCCACGTCCATTCTTCCCGTCAAAAATCCCGCCACCATCGCCGGCACTCCGGCCGCATGCAGCCCGAGATGCCCCCACGTCACCCGCTCCCACGCCAACGGCTCGCCCAGCACCACCGGCGTCAGTTGATACGTCGCGCCAAAACACACGCTCAACAAAAACCCCGGCAGCCACAGATGCGCCAGCGCCACCACCCGCGGATGCAGATGCGGCTGCAACACGAGCGACGGCTCCCACGCCAGCCACGCGCACGCCGTCACCAGCGCCACCAGCCCGAAGCCGATAAACCCCAGCGGCAGCCGCGCCCCTCCCACCAACGGCATCGGCCCATTCGTCTTCATAATTTTATTCCGATGGAGGCGCGACGCCCTCGTCGCGCATTCGCATCACCGCACATGTGTCATCATCCGCGTTCAACGCTTCACCCGCGCCGCAGCGTCGTCACCCAGCTCCCATCGCTCTGCTGCTCGCTCTGATAACGCACACCGCGCGTCTCCAGCTCCGGATACAGATGCAACGGCTTCCGGTCCGTCCGCGCTTTCAGCGTCCCCCCGCACTTCAACTCCTCCACCGCCGTCAAAATCACCAGCATCGGGTGCGGCGGCTCCAACCCACGTGCATCGATTTCGCCATTCACCACCGTTGTATCGACAGCCGCATGTGCGCTCCGCGCCAAGTCCTGTGCGTGATTCCCACACCCACCGCTCACCGGCGGCGGCGTCACCGCGCCCTGCTTGCCAGCCGCCACCCGCGAGATCTTCACCTGAAACACCTCCGGCCCCGCCACCAGATGCTCCCACGTGAACTCCCCCGGAAAGATCGTCGCAAACTGATAGTACAGCGGCACCGGATCATGGTCATTCACGAGCACGAAGTGCGCGCCCACCGGCAGCTCCTTCCAGCGCTGGATGATCTGCGCGTGCTTCACACGGCAGGGGATGGAACGCACATCGAAGTGCGTGAGATCGATTTCGTTGGTCGTCGTATTCATGAGGAAGAAATTTTCGCCGCCTGCTCCGCGCCTAGCGTCAGCAACATCGTGAACGGCCCATGGCTCGCCCGCACCGCGTGCGGATGATCCGGCGGCATGTGCAGCAACGCGCCCGCCTCCAGACGCGTCCACTGACCGTTGAAAAAGAAATCGCACGCCCCGCTCAACACCTGCACCAGCGCCCTCCGCTTGCTCGAATGCCCTGTCAGCTCCTGCCCTTGGTCAAAACTAAACAACACCACCCGCAGCTCCGCACTCTGCACCAGCGTCCGGCTCACGATTCCCGCCGCCGAAATCTCAGCCGCCCCCGCCAGGGTGATCGCGGCCGCATCAGTCGTCGGTAGCAAAGTCGTGTGGCTCATGTCGCCGCCACTCTAGTCCGCACGCCACGCTCACGCCTTGATCCGCATCAAGCCCCGCGCGCTTTCCATCCGCCTCCACAGATCGCTATGCACAAGCCCCGCGTTAAAAAGATCCCGCCCTTCCAGCTCAAAACCCGCCGCCACCAGCGCCTCGTCCGGCGGCGTCAACCGCGACGCCTCCAACTTCACCGCCGCTCGAAAAAACGAATACATCAGCCGGTGGACCAGCCTCCCTCGCAATCGCCGCAACCCGCTTGGCGGCAGACAAAAATCCGTCAGCAGCCAGCATCCGCCGTCCGAAACCTGGCCCGCGATTCCCGCCACCACGCCCGCCAGCTCCGCCGCCCCGAAACAATCCAGCACGAACGGCGTGATCACCGCATCAAACTCCGCCCCGCCCTCCACCGTCCTCTCGCGCTCTCCCAGCCAGCTCCTCACATCCGCGTGAACCCACTCGATCCCCTCGCTTGAAAGTCCCTGCCGCGCCAGCCGCCTCTGCGCCGCCGCGATCATGCCCGCACTCGCCTCGACCACCGTCACGCGCTGCCGCGACCAGCGACGCCGCATCACTTCCAGCGTCCGCCCAGGCCCTTCGCCCACGATCAACACCCGCCGCCGCTCACGCAGCGCATCCAGCCACCGCGTCCGCGCCTGCTGCAACACCCGCCCCGCGAGCACCGCCTCCATCCACCGATAATGCGGCGCGAGCCGGTCGAAACTCATTCCGCGCGACATCACTCCACCGCCCTTCCGCCTCGATTCCAAATCACCCACGCCACCGCCGCGCCCACCGCATACGCCACCACATCCCACCCGTCAGCGACTCCATACTGCGGCATCATCCACGGCCCGGCTCCTTCGCAAATCACCGCCCAGATCACTGTGTGCGCGCCCACTTCCCTCCACGTCGGCGCACGATCATCCGCCCGCCAGCCAAACAGCCGGTAACTCCACAACAACCACGGCAGCGCCGCCGGGATCACCAGCACGTCATTGAAATGACTGTGGAAAAATCCCGGCCCCACCTGCGGCTTGATCACAAAACGATTCAGCGCGTACAGCGCCCACGCGCTCACGCACACCGGATCGAATCCATAGCGAAAACGTTTCACGTCACAGCAGCGCGAACATCAAAAAACCCGCGCCGATGGCCAGGCCCAGCTGCCCGATGATCGGGACGAAACGAAGAAATGTCTGTGGTGTGTTCATAGGAAAATAGTCGAAATCAAAAATGCCCGCATCGCTCGTGCGCGCTCGTTCGCTCGTCATGTTGCATCCTGCTTCCGCGCCAGCCAGCCCGGCTCGCGTTGATGCTCATCCTCCCAGCGCAGCCGCCGCGCCGACAGGATCGCCGCACGCCCCAAATAGCCCACGATCTTCCGCTCCTCGCCGCGCGCCACCACCGGCAGCCGCCCGATGTCATGCTGGTGCATCCGCGTCACCGCATCATGCAGATCCTCATCCGGAAACGCCGTCACGAGCTCCGTGCTCGCCACCTCATCCAGCCGCCGCGCGCCGTTTCCTCGCGCCAGCGCATGGAGAAGATCTTTCCGCGTGATGATTCCCACCAGCCCCCGCTCCTCATCCGCCACCAGCAGCGCCTGATGATGGCTCGTCTCCGGATCGTGGTTACCGATCCGGTCCGCCAGCGCGTTCACCGTCATCGCCGACGACACCGTTTGCGGCACCGGCTCCATCACCGCCGACACCCGCACATGCGCGAACACATCCACATCGAACTCCGCCGGCACGCTTACGCCTCGCTGCGTCACCGGTGCCGTCATGATCGAATGCTGCGACAACAACCGCGCCGTGAACAACGCCCCCGTCGCCGCCGTCGCCACCGGCCACAGCACCCCGCTCTGCTGCGTGATCTCCACCCCCAGCACGATCGACGCGAAAAACGCCCGCGATCCCCCCGCGAAAAACGCCACCATCCCCGCCAATGCCGCCAGCCCCGGCGACACACCAACTCCTCCCACGCGCTCCACCAGCGCCCCCGTCATCACGCCCACGCCGCCGCCCACCATCAGCATCGGCGCCAGCGTCCCGCCCGAGCTTCCACTCCCGAGCGAGATCACCCACGCCGCCAGCTTGCACCCGCAGATCACCGCCACCGCCATCAACGAAAAATGCCCGCCCAGCAGCCCCGCGATCTCCTCATACCCCGCCCCGAAAATCCGCGGCTGCCACCACCCGATCACGCCGACGATCAACCCGCCGACCACCGGCCGCCACATCCACGACCCGCCCAGCTTCGCAAAAATCGCCTCCGCCCCATGCACCGCAGCCGTCGCCGCGACGGCCAGCGCTCCCGCCACCACTCCGATCGCCACCAGCGGCAGCCAGTCGTGAAACGCCACCGCCCCGACCTCCCCCATAGGAAACACCGCGCCCGCTTCGCCCCAGGCCACCCGCAACGCCTGCGCAAACGTCGCCGCCAGCATCACCGGCACCAGCGACCGCGCCTTGAACTCGAATAACAACAACTCCACCGCCAGCAACGTAGCCGCCAGCGGACTACCAAACACCGCCGTCATCGCCGCCGCCCCGCCCGCACAAAGCAAAATCTTCCGCTCCACCGCCGTCAGCGTCAGCGCCTGCCCGAGCAACGATCCGATCGCCCCGCCCATCGCGATCACCGGCCCCTCCGCCCCATACGGCCCGCCCGTCCCGATCGAGATCGCCGAGCCCACCGGCTTCAGCAACGCCACCCGCGGCGCGATCCGGCTCCTGTTCGTCAGCACCTGCTCCATCACCTCCGGAATCCCATGCCCCAAAATCCCCCGCGTTCCCCACCGCGCCAGCGCCACAATCAACACCGCCCCCACCACCGGCACCGCGATCACCCACGCGCCCCATCCATGCCCCGCCGGTGAAACCAACTCCATCTCCACTCTGCCATAAAACGCCGCGTTCGTGATCAGCCCGATCAGCGCCAGCAATCCATGCGCCGCCACCGTCGCCGCTCCCGCGATCGCCAGCGCCAGCACGCACAACAGCACCGGCCGCTGCGCGCTCGCCTGAGCCACCGGCATCGCCCGCGACATCACGCGCCTTCCTCCTGCGCCGCCGTCACCACAGCCGACAACACCGCCGCCAGCTCCGGTCCCACCCGCTTCAACTCCGCGCGATGCACCGCCGTCAGCTTCTCCAAAAGCCTCAGCCCCTTCGCCGTCACCGTCAGCAACACCTGCCGCCCATCCTCGGCCGACACCGCCCGCTTCATGAGCCCCGCCGTCTCCAGCCGGTCCACCAGCTCCACCGTGCTGTGATGCCGCAGCTGCAACCGCTCCGCCAGCTCGCCCACCGTCAGCTCCTCGCGCCCCGGCATTCCCTGCACCGCCAGCAACGCCTGATGCTGCTGCGGCGTCACTCCCGCTTCCGATGTCGCTTCTTCGCTGAACCGCAAAAACCGCCTCAACGAATAACGCCATGCCGCCAGCTTCTCGTAATCCGCTTTGCTGAACGCTCTCACACTCGAAGTCTGCACGGCTGCTTTGGGCATAAAGATATATCGCTATGCGATACTTCAAGAAAGCCAAGCCGCTTTTCTTTTCCTCGCTGCCTCACGTTCCCAATAGCTTCCACCCCCACCCGCACACCCCGCACGCCGCCAGCACCGCGATCATCCCGCCCTTCCACCGCTGGAGCGCCGCGAACGCCACCGCCGCCAGCCCCACCGCAAACCAGTCGATCACCCCTTCGCGCGGGTGAAAAACCTGCCACCCAAACCACACCGCCAGGTTCAGCACCACGCCCACCACCGCTGCTGTCACCGCCGCCAGCGCTCCGCTCAATGCCGCATTCCCCCGCACCCGCTCCAGATACGGCGCCCCGAGAAAAATCCACAGGAAACACGGCACGAACGTCGTCCACGTCGTGATCGCCGCGCCCAGCGTCGCCGCCATCAGCGGACTCATCTCCCCCGGCTGATTCCACCCGCCGAGAAATCCCACAAACTGCACCACCATGATCAGCGGCCCCGGCGTCGTCTCCGCCAGCCCCAGCCCATCCAGCATCTGCGCCGCCGTCAGCCAGCCCTGCACCTCCACCGCCTGCTGCCCCACGTAAGGGAGCACCGCATACGCCCCGCCAAACGTCACCATCGCCGTCTGGCTGAAGAAGACCCCTTCCTTCGCCAGCGTCCCGTCCCACCCCTGCCACAGCCCCGCCACCATCACCGGCGTCCACCACAACACCAGCGACACACCGAGCACCTTCACCGCCCGACCGACCGATGCCCGCGCATGATCCGGCACCGCCTCCATCAGCTCCCCATCCGCCCCCGCGCCGCCAAACCCCTTCAACCCCGCCCGCGCCGAGACAAATCCGATCGCCAGCGCCCCGACCACCACCGCAGGAAACGGCACGCGCAGGAAAAAAATCGCAACAAACGCCCCCGCCGCCAGCGCCCAGTGCCCCGGCGTCTTCAAAGCCCGTTTCCCGATCCTCAGCACCGCCGCCGCGACCACCGCCGTCACCGCCGGCTTCAATCCATAAAACGCCCCCGCCAGCCACCCCGTGTGCCCAAAACTCACATACACCCAGCTCAGCGCCCACAACAGCAACGCCGCCGGCAGCACGAACAACACCCCCGCCACGATCCCACCCCACGTCCGGTGCAGCAGCCATCCGCAATAAACCGCCAGCTGCGTCGCCTCCGGTCCCGGCAGCAGCATGCAAAAATTCAACGCATGCAAAAACCGCTTCTCCCCGATCCACCCCTTCCGCTCCACCAGCTCCTCATGCATGATCGCGATCTGCCCCGCCGGCCCGCCAAAGCTGATGAACCCCAGCTTCAGCCAGAACTTCAGCGCTTCACGAAAAGAGGGACGTGCAACTGCCTGTGACATGCCGCCCGCGAGCGTCCGCAGATGCCGCTCTCACGCAAGCCCCGGCCTCCCACGTGTCGCCGATGTCACCCATCCGCAACTTTCCCCCCTGCCGCGCTTGTGCCCGGCACCGACTGCGCCGATATAACAGCAGTCCCGATCCCCCAACGGCCCCCGCCCCATGCGGCCCTTCCCAGCTTACCGCCTATCCGTCCGGCTTCTCACCCTCTGTGCGTTTCTGTGCCTCGCTCCCGGCGCTTTCGCACAGCCCGACCGCGATCGCTTCGCGCGCCCCCTCGTCATCCCCACCCACACGGATAACTACCCGTACTCCTTCGTCGGTGCCTCCGGCCAGCCCGAGGGCTTCACCGTCGAACTCCTCGACGCCGTCGCCCGCACGATGAGCCTCAAAATCGAGCGCCCCCTCCTCCCGTCGCAAAATTTCAAGGACGGCCTCGTCTCCGGCCGCTACGACATCCTCCAGGTTTACTCCTTCGATCCCAGCCGCGAATCCTTTGCCGCCTTCTCCACGTCCTACCTCACCCTCCAGGGCTCCCTCTTCGTCAACCGCCACGCAGGCCTCCGCTCGCACGACGACCTCCCCGGCCGCGAGATCGTCATCGTCGGCCCCGGCAGCCCCGGCGACCAGTACATGCGCGAGTACGCCCCCGCGTCCCGCATCACCTACCTCGGCGGCGCGCAAGAAGCTCTTCACCACCTCGAAGCAGGCACCCGCCAGGTCGTCTTCCTCACCCGGCTCACCGCCCTCTCCGTCATCGAGCACTACGGCCTCAAAAATGTCGTCCCCCTCGATCCCCCACTCCACGGCGCCGACGTCCGCTTCTGCTTCGCCGTCCGCCGCGACGACACCGAACTCCTCACCCGCCTCAACGAGGGCCTCGCCATCCTCCATCGCACCGGCGAATTCAACCGCCTCTACGAAAAGTGGTTCAACCGCGTCGAACCCCGCAAAATCTCCCGCCAGCAGGCCGCCTTCATCGCCTTCCCTCTCCTCCTGATCGCCCTCGCCGTCGCCCTCTACGCCTGGTGGCACCAGCGCCAGCTCCGCACCCGTCTCGCCCGCCAGTCCGCCGAACTCGCCGAAAGCCGCGCCCTCCTCGCCGAGGCCCAGGCCTTCGCCCACCTCGGCCACTGGCGCCGCACTTTCGGCCCTCCCGACACCGTCATGTGGTCCGATGAAACGTTCCGTATTCACGAACTCGATCCCGCCTCCGGCCCGCCAAAAACCTTCGACGAGCTCGCCGCCACCGCCCTCCCCGCCGACTCCGCCCGCTGGCGCGCCTCCGTCGAACGCGCCATGCGCGAAAAATTCTCTTACCAGCTCGACCTCGCCATCGAGCCCCGCCCCGGCCTCCGCAAATTCATCCATATCCGCGGCCGTTCCCAGACCGACTCCTCCGGCCGCGTCACCGCCGTCTTCGGCACCGTCCAGGATATCACCGCCCGCCGCGCCGCCGAGCTCGCCCGCCAGGAATCCGAACAACTCCTTCGCGCCCTATACGACAACCTCCCCAACGCCCTCGGCGTCCTCGACCGCACGGCCACCGGCTGGGAACTCGTCTCCCTCAACCCCGAAGCCGTCCGCCTCACCGGCCTCGCCGACCTGTCCACCATCGGCGAACCCGAAACCGCTTCCCTCTCCAAAGAAGCCTGGTGGCGCGACCTCCTCGCCCGCGCCGACTCCGCCACCTCCCCCGTCCGCTTCCAGTTCCAACGCGACGACCTCCGCCGCGAATTCGCCGCCACCCTCGTTCCCCTCCGCGCCCCCGACGGCCACCCCCGCTGCTGCTTCCTCATCGAGGACATCACCGACCGCAACATCCGCGACGCTGAGATCGCCCAGGGCCGCCGCCTCCGCGCCATCGGCGAAATGGTCGGCGGCATCGCCCACGAATTTAACAACCTCCTCACCCCCATCCTCATCACCGCCGACGCCCTCGCCAGCGATCCCCGCTCCGATCCCGCCCACCAGGCTGAACACAAACTCATCGCCGACACCGCCCGCCGCGCCTCCGGCCTCACCCGCCGCCTCCTCACCTTCGAGCGTAAAGCCGACCGTAAGGCCGAACTCGTCAACCTTCACACCGTCGTCGAGGCCAACCTCGATCTCCTCCGCCACACCGCCGACCGCCGTATCCGCCTCTCCAACACTCTCGGCGCCGACCTCCCCGCCCTCCACCTCGACACCGGCGATCTCAACCAGATCGTCCTCAACCTCCTTCTCAACGCCCGCGACACCCTCGACGAGAAACTCACCCTCCCGTCCGCCCCCGGCTGGCAGCCCTCCATCACCCTCGACGCCGCCACCCTCCCCGCCTCCGCCACCACTCCCCAAGACGCCACTCACTCCACACCCGACCACTGGCTCCGCCTCGCCGTCACCGACAACGGCCTCGGCATGTCCCCCGCCATCATCGAGCGC from Nibricoccus aquaticus includes:
- a CDS encoding transporter substrate-binding domain-containing protein — encoded protein: MRPFPAYRLSVRLLTLCAFLCLAPGAFAQPDRDRFARPLVIPTHTDNYPYSFVGASGQPEGFTVELLDAVARTMSLKIERPLLPSQNFKDGLVSGRYDILQVYSFDPSRESFAAFSTSYLTLQGSLFVNRHAGLRSHDDLPGREIVIVGPGSPGDQYMREYAPASRITYLGGAQEALHHLEAGTRQVVFLTRLTALSVIEHYGLKNVVPLDPPLHGADVRFCFAVRRDDTELLTRLNEGLAILHRTGEFNRLYEKWFNRVEPRKISRQQAAFIAFPLLLIALAVALYAWWHQRQLRTRLARQSAELAESRALLAEAQAFAHLGHWRRTFGPPDTVMWSDETFRIHELDPASGPPKTFDELAATALPADSARWRASVERAMREKFSYQLDLAIEPRPGLRKFIHIRGRSQTDSSGRVTAVFGTVQDITARRAAELARQESEQLLRALYDNLPNALGVLDRTATGWELVSLNPEAVRLTGLADLSTIGEPETASLSKEAWWRDLLARADSATSPVRFQFQRDDLRREFAATLVPLRAPDGHPRCCFLIEDITDRNIRDAEIAQGRRLRAIGEMVGGIAHEFNNLLTPILITADALASDPRSDPAHQAEHKLIADTARRASGLTRRLLTFERKADRKAELVNLHTVVEANLDLLRHTADRRIRLSNTLGADLPALHLDTGDLNQIVLNLLLNARDTLDEKLTLPSAPGWQPSITLDAATLPASATTPQDATHSTPDHWLRLAVTDNGLGMSPAIIERIFEPFYSTKQVGRGTGLGLATVWHLVSDLGGRIEVQSTEGTGTTFFVYLPVRPVALAPAATPPESPRPDSGLRLLVAEDEELIASVLGTLLRRERHEVTLAPNGRQAWEIFEHNPAAFDALLFDLNMPEMTGLELTRRVRASGYRGPLLIMSGRITEETRRELTTLQVDAIVNKPFTLDSLRSALALALARHG